One segment of Solanum stenotomum isolate F172 chromosome 1, ASM1918654v1, whole genome shotgun sequence DNA contains the following:
- the LOC125867553 gene encoding vesicle-fusing ATPase isoform X1, translating to MAGRYGSYGGVASTTMNVTNTPAKDLAYTNCGYCSPTDLRNFLVPGSKFAYALIADAFVLTLAAHDAIPNGQLGLNAIQRRYAKVSTGDAISVSRFVPPEDFNLALLTLDLEFVKKGTKEEQVDAVSLANQVRKRFANQIMTTGQKVTLEYHGNGYIVTVNQATVEGQEKSNVERGMVSADTYIIFEAANSSGIKIVNQREAASSSIFRQKEFNLESLGIGGLGAEFSDIFRRAFASRVFPPHVTSKLGIKHVKGMLLHGPPGTGKTLMARQIGKMLNGKDPKIVNGPEVLSKFVGETEKNVRDLFADAEQDQKTKGDQSELHVIIFDEIDAICKSRGSTRDGTGVHDSIVNQLLTKIDGVESLNNVLLIGMTNRKDLLDEALMRPGRLEVQVEISLPDENGRLQILQIHTNKMKENSFLSPDVNLQELAARTKNYSGAELEGVVKSAVSYALNRQLSMDDLTKPVDEESIKVTMDDFLHAINEVRPAFGASTDDLERCRLNGIVDCGERHQHIYRRTMLLAEQVKISRGSPLITCLLEGPSGSGKTAMAATVGIESDFPYVKIISAETMIGLSESSKCSQIVKVFEDAYKSPLSIVVLDGIERLLEYVPIGPRFSNLISQTLMVLLKRLPPKGKKILVIGTTSESGFLDSVGLCDAFSVTYHVPTLKTEDAKKVLQQLDVFASDDVDSAAEALNDMPIKKLYMVVEMAAQGEHGGTAEAIYSGKEKINIAHFYDCLQDIVRY from the exons ATGGCAGGGAGGTATGGTTCTTACGGCGGAGTTGCATCGACGACGATGAACGTAACTAATACGCCGGCGAAAGATCTTGCTTACACCAATTGTGGATATTGTTCTCCTACAGATCTCAGAAATTTTCTTGTTCCGGGATCTAAGTTCGCTTATGCACTCATCGCTGATGCTTTTGTTCTCACTCTTG CTGCCCACGACGCCATTCCTAATGGTCAACTTGGTCTTAATGCGATTCAAAGACGCTATGCCAAAGTTTCCACTGGAGACGCTATATCTGTTAGCAG ATTTGTTCCACCTGAGGACTTCAACCTTGCTTTACTTACCCTTGACTTGGAGTTTGTGAAAAAAGGGACCAAAGAGGAGCAG GTGGATGCAGTTTCTTTAGCTAATCAAGTTCGCAAGAGATTTGCCAATCAG ATTATGACAACTGGGCAAAAGGTGACATTAGAGTATCATGGCAATGGCTATATAGTCACTGTGAATCAAGCTACCGTGGAGGGGCAAGAAAAATCTAATGTTGAAAGAGGGATGGTTTCAGCTGACACATACATTATATTTGAAGCCGCAAACTCCAGTGGAATAAAG ATTGTCAACCAGCGTGAAGCTGCTAGCAGCAGCATCTTTAGGCAGAAAGAATTCAATCTTGAATCATTGGGTATAGGTGGTCTGGGTGCAGAGTTTTCTGATATTTTTCGAAGAGCTTTTGCTTCCAGGGTTTTCCCTCCCCATGTGACGAGCAA GCTTGGTATCAAGCATGTTAAGGGAATGCTTCTCCATGGACCTCCTGGTACAGGGAAGACTCTAATGGCTCGGCAGATTGGCAAAATGCTAAATGGCAAGGACCCTAAG attgTCAATGGACCTGAAGTGTTAAGCAAGTTTGTCGGTGAAACCGAAAAAAATGTGAGGGATTTGTTTGCTGATGCTGAGCAAGACCAAAAAACCAAAG GTGACCAAAGTGAACTGCATGTTATCATTTTTGATGAGATTGATGCAATCTGTAAG TCTAGAGGATCAACTAGAGATGGAACTGGTGTGCATGATAGCATTGTTAACCAGCTCCTAACCAAG ATAGATGGGGTGGAATCTCTGAATAATGTTTTGCTCATTGGAATGACAAATAGGAAAGACCTGCTTGACGAAGCACTTATGAG GCCAGGACGACTAGAAGTCCAAGTGGAGATAAGCCTTCCTGATGAAAATGGTCGACTACAAATTCTCCAGATTCATACAAATAAGATGAAAGAGAATTCCTTTCTTTCTCCTGATGTGAACTTGCAAGAACTTG CTGCACGGACAAAAAATTATAGTGGTGCTGAGCTTGAAGGTGTAGTCAAAAGTGCAGTATCCTATGCATTGAACAGGCAACTAAGCATGGATGATCTTACCAAACCAGTGGATGAGGAGAGTATAAAAGTCACTATGGATGACTTTTTGCATGCTATTAATGAAGTAAGACCTGCATTTGGTGCTTCCACTGATGATCTTGAACGGTGCAG ACTTAATGGCATTGTGGATTGTGGTGAACGACATCAACACATTTACAGAAGAACTATGCTACTGGCAGAACAAGTTAAAATCAGCAGGGGGAGCCCCCTTATTACATGTCTTCTGGAAGGCCCAAGTGGAAG TGGCAAGACTGCAATGGCAGCAACAGTGGGAATTGAAAGTGATTTTCCCTATGTCAAGATA ATTTCTGCTGAAACTATGATTGGGCTCAGTGAAAGCAGCAAATGTTCTCAGATAGTCAAG GTATTTGAGGATGCATACAAGTCACCACTTAGTATAGTTGTCCTTGATGGGATTGAAAG ACTTCTGGAATATGTTCCAATTGGCCCTcgattttcaaatttgatttctCAAACGCTGATGGTGCTCCTTAAACGGCTTCCTCCTAAG GGTAAAAAGATTCTTGTGATTGGAACTACTAGTGAATCCGGTTTCTTGGACTCAGTTGGCCTTTGTGATGCCTTCTCAGTCACATACCATGTTCCAACACTAAAGACAGAAGATGCCAAGAAG GTGTTGCAACAACTTGATGTCTTTGCAAGCGATGACGTTGATTCTGCTGCTGAGGCCTTAAATGAT ATGCCCATCAAGAAACTATACATGGTTGTTGAAATGGCTGCTCAGGGTGAACATGGTGGGACAGCAGAAGCCATCTATTCTGGGAAAGAAAAGATCAATATCGCACATTTCTATGATTGCCTTCAAGATATTGTTCGATATTGA
- the LOC125861161 gene encoding beta-xylosidase/alpha-L-arabinofuranosidase 2-like, with the protein MKKNRAMDEIKKHQYSVLLCFFFILSHFCLQFKPVSAQTSAVFACDTATNPSLKSFPFCDVSLGVSDRVNDLVKRLTLQEKITMLVNTAGNVSRLGIPKYEWWSEALHGISYTGPGVKFNNIVPHATSFPQPILTSASFNETLFETIGKVVSTEGRAMYNVGQAGLTYWSPNVNIYRDPRWGRGQETAGEDPTLSSKYGVAYVKGLQQRDDGKKDMLKVASCCKHYTAYDIDDWKGIQRYNFNAKVTQQDLDDTFNPPFKSCVLDGNVASVMCSYNQVNGKPTCGDYDLLAGVIRGQWKLNGYIVTDCDSLNEMYWAQHYTKTPEETAALSLNAGLDLNCGSWLGKYTQGAVNQGLVNESVIDRAVSNNFATLMRLGFFDGNPKNQIYGNLGPKDVCTEDHQELAREAARQGIVLLKNTAGSLPLSPKSIKSLAVIGPNANLAYTMVGSYEGSPCKYTTPLDGLGASVSTVYQQGCDIACATAQVDNAKKVAAAADAVVLVMGSDQTIERESKDRFNITLPGQQSLLVTEVASVSKGPVILVIMSGGGMDVKFAVDNPKVTSILWVGFPGEAGGAALADVVFGYYNPSGRLPMTWYPQSYVDKVDMTNMNMRADPKTGFPGRSYRFYKGPTVFNFGDGLSYTQYKHHLVKAPKFMSIPLEEGHACRSTKCKSIDAVNEQGCNNLGFDIHLKVQNVGKMRGSHTVLLFTSPPSVHNAPQKHLLDFQKIHLTPQSEGVVKFNLDVCKHLSVVDEVGNRKVALGLHVLHIGDLKHSLTLRI; encoded by the exons atGAAGAAGAACAGGGCAATGGATGAAATCAAGAAACACCAATACTCTGTTTTGCTctgtttcttcttcattttgtcTCATTTTTGCTTACAATTCAAGCCAGTTTCAGCTCAAACATCTGCTGTTTTTGCTTGTGACACAGCAACCAATCCTAGCCTAAAAAGCTTTCCATTTTGTGATGTCTCATTGGGTGTGTCAGATAGAGTAAATGATCTAGTAAAAAGATTAACATTACAAGAAAAAATCACTATGTTGGTAAACACTGCTGGTAATGTTAGTAGGCTTGGAATCCCAAAATATGAGTGGTGGTCTGAAGCATTACATGGGATTTCATATACTGGTCCAGGagttaaatttaataatattgtCCCTCATGCCACTAGCTTCCCTCAGCCTATTCTCACTTCTGCTTCTTTCAATGAAACTCTATTTGAGACCATTGGAAAG GTGGTGTCCACGGAGGGTAGAGCAATGTACAATGTTGGTCAAGCAGGATTGACATATTGGTCACCAAATGTGAATATTTACCGTGATCCCAGATGGGGAAGAGGCCAAGAAACAGCTGGAGAAGATCCAACGCTCTCTAGCAAGTATGGTGTAGCATATGTTAAAGGTCTGCAACAGCGCGATGATGGTAAAAAAGATATGCTCAAGGTTGCTTCTTGCTGTAAGCATTATACAGCTTATGATATCGATGATTGGAAGGGAATCCAACGTTACAATTTCAACGCTAAG gtaacacaacaagatttagatgATACATTTAACCCCCCATTCAAGAGCTGTGTTCTTGATGGAAATGTAGCCAGTGTGATGTGTTCATACAACCAAGTGAATGGCAAGCCTACTTGTGGTGATTATGACCTTCTTGCAGGAGTCATCAGAGGACAATGGAAATTGAATGG ATACATTGTGACGGATTGTGATTCGTTAAATGAGATGTACTGGGCACAACACTACACCAAGACACCAGAGGAGACTGCAGCTTTGTCTCTAAATGCAG GGTTGGACTTGAATTGTGGATCTTGGCTTGGTAAATACACTCAGGGTGCTGTAAACCAAGGACTTGTAAATGAATCAGTTATCGATAGAGCAGTCTCAAACAATTTTGCTACACTAATGAGACTTGGATTCTTTGATGGTAATCCAAAAAACCAAATTTATGGAAATCTTGGTCCCAAGGATGTTTGTACTGAAGATCACCAAGAGCTAGCTCGTGAAGCTGCAAGACAAGGAATCGTCTTGCTTAAAAACACAGCAGGATCATTACCTCTATCCCCCAAATCCATCAAGTCATTAGCAGTCATTGGCCCTAATGCCAATCTTGCCTATACCATGGTTGGAAGTTATGAAG GTAGTCCATGCAAGTATACAACTCCTTTGGATGGCCTCGGTGCATCAGTTTCAACAGTTTATCAACAAGGCTGTGATATAGCTTGTGCCACTGCACAAGTTGATAATGCCAAGAAAGTAGCAGCTGCAGCTGATGCTGTAGTGTTGGTAATGGGATCAGATCAAACTATTGAAAGAGAGAGCAAAGACAGATTCAATATAACTCTCCCTGGACAACAATCACTTCTAGTAACAGAGGTTGCTAGTGTTTCCAAGGGACCTGTAATCCTTGTTATCATGTCTGGAGGTGGCATGGATGTAAAATTTGCTGTAGATAATCCAAAAGTCACAAGCATTCTTTGGGTTGGTTTCCCTGGTGAAGCTGGTGGTGCTGCTTTGGCTGATGTCGTTTTTGGATATTACAATCCAA GTGGAAGGCTCCCAATGACATGGTATCCACAGTCATATGTAGACAAAGTTGACATGACTAACATGAACATGAGGGCAGATCCAAAAACAGGATTCCCAGGAAGAAGTTACAGGTTCTACAAAGGTCCAACTGTATTTAACTTTGGTGATGGATTAAGCTACACCCAATACAAACACCACCTAGTAAAAGCACCAAAATTTATGTCCATTCCTCTTGAGGAAGGACATGCTTGTCGATCGACAAAGTGCAAGTCTATTGATGCTGTTAATGAGCAAGGCTGCAACAACTTGGGATTTGATATCCACTTGAAAGTTCAAAATGTTGggaaaatgagaggaagccaCACTGTTTTGTTGTTCACTTCACCACCCTCAGTTCACAATGCACCTCAAAAGCACTTGTTGGATTTCCAAAAGATTCATTTGACACCACAGAGTGAAGGAGTTGTTAAGTTCAACTTAGATGTTTGCAAGCATTTGAGTGTAGTTGATGAAGTTGGAAACAGGAAGGTTGCTTTAGGATTACATGTGCTACATATAGGAGATTTGAAACATTCCTTGACTCTGAGGATTTAA
- the LOC125867553 gene encoding vesicle-fusing ATPase isoform X2 yields MQIMTTGQKVTFEYDGNGYIVIVNQATVEGQEKSNVERGMVSADTYIIFEAANSSGIMISIFMQKEFNFESLGIGGLSAEFSDIFRRAFASRVFPPHVTSKLGIKHVKGMLLHGPPGTGKTLMARQIGKMLNGKDPKIVNGPEVLSKFVGETEKNVRDLFADAEQDQKTKGDQSELHVIIFDEIDAICKSRGSTRDGTGVHDSIVNQLLTKIDGVESLNNVLLIGMTNRKDLLDEALMRPGRLEVQVEISLPDENGRLQILQIHTNKMKENSFLSPDVNLQELAARTKNYSGAELEGVVKSAVSYALNRQLSMDDLTKPVDEESIKVTMDDFLHAINEVRPAFGASTDDLERCRLNGIVDCGERHQHIYRRTMLLAEQVKISRGSPLITCLLEGPSGSGKTAMAATVGIESDFPYVKIISAETMIGLSESSKCSQIVKVFEDAYKSPLSIVVLDGIERLLEYVPIGPRFSNLISQTLMVLLKRLPPKGKKILVIGTTSESGFLDSVGLCDAFSVTYHVPTLKTEDAKKVLQQLDVFASDDVDSAAEALNDMPIKKLYMVVEMAAQGEHGGTAEAIYSGKEKINIAHFYDCLQDIVRY; encoded by the exons ATGCAGATTATGACAACTGGGCAAAAGGTGACATTTGAGTATGATGGCAATGGTTATATAGTCATTGTGAATCAAGCTACTGTTGAGGGGCAAGAAAAATCTAATGTTGAAAGAGGGATGGTCTCAGCTGACACATACATTATATTTGAAGCCGCAAACTCCAGTGGAATAATG ATTTCAATTTTTATGCAGAAAGAATTCAATTTTGAATCATTGGGTATAGGTGGTCTAAGTGCAGAGTTTTCTGATATTTTTCGAAGAGCTTTTGCTTCCAGGGTTTTCCCTCCCCATGTGACAAGCAA GCTTGGTATCAAGCATGTTAAGGGAATGCTTCTCCATGGACCTCCTGGTACAGGGAAGACTCTAATGGCTCGGCAGATTGGCAAAATGCTAAATGGCAAGGACCCTAAG attgTCAATGGACCTGAAGTGTTAAGCAAGTTTGTCGGTGAAACCGAAAAAAATGTGAGGGATTTGTTTGCTGATGCTGAGCAAGACCAAAAAACCAAAG GTGACCAAAGTGAACTGCATGTTATCATTTTTGATGAGATTGATGCAATCTGTAAG TCTAGAGGATCAACTAGAGATGGAACTGGTGTGCATGATAGCATTGTTAACCAGCTCCTAACCAAG ATAGATGGGGTGGAATCTCTGAATAATGTTTTGCTCATTGGAATGACAAATAGGAAAGACCTGCTTGACGAAGCACTTATGAG GCCAGGACGACTAGAAGTCCAAGTGGAGATAAGCCTTCCTGATGAAAATGGTCGACTACAAATTCTCCAGATTCATACAAATAAGATGAAAGAGAATTCCTTTCTTTCTCCTGATGTGAACTTGCAAGAACTTG CTGCACGGACAAAAAATTATAGTGGTGCTGAGCTTGAAGGTGTAGTCAAAAGTGCAGTATCCTATGCATTGAACAGGCAACTAAGCATGGATGATCTTACCAAACCAGTGGATGAGGAGAGTATAAAAGTCACTATGGATGACTTTTTGCATGCTATTAATGAAGTAAGACCTGCATTTGGTGCTTCCACTGATGATCTTGAACGGTGCAG ACTTAATGGCATTGTGGATTGTGGTGAACGACATCAACACATTTACAGAAGAACTATGCTACTGGCAGAACAAGTTAAAATCAGCAGGGGGAGCCCCCTTATTACATGTCTTCTGGAAGGCCCAAGTGGAAG TGGCAAGACTGCAATGGCAGCAACAGTGGGAATTGAAAGTGATTTTCCCTATGTCAAGATA ATTTCTGCTGAAACTATGATTGGGCTCAGTGAAAGCAGCAAATGTTCTCAGATAGTCAAG GTATTTGAGGATGCATACAAGTCACCACTTAGTATAGTTGTCCTTGATGGGATTGAAAG ACTTCTGGAATATGTTCCAATTGGCCCTcgattttcaaatttgatttctCAAACGCTGATGGTGCTCCTTAAACGGCTTCCTCCTAAG GGTAAAAAGATTCTTGTGATTGGAACTACTAGTGAATCCGGTTTCTTGGACTCAGTTGGCCTTTGTGATGCCTTCTCAGTCACATACCATGTTCCAACACTAAAGACAGAAGATGCCAAGAAG GTGTTGCAACAACTTGATGTCTTTGCAAGCGATGACGTTGATTCTGCTGCTGAGGCCTTAAATGAT ATGCCCATCAAGAAACTATACATGGTTGTTGAAATGGCTGCTCAGGGTGAACATGGTGGGACAGCAGAAGCCATCTATTCTGGGAAAGAAAAGATCAATATCGCACATTTCTATGATTGCCTTCAAGATATTGTTCGATATTGA